A window of Bacteroidota bacterium genomic DNA:
GCCGTGATCGACAACGCGCAGCGCGAACTCGCCCGCGCCCGCCTCGACATGGCCGCGCGCTATGCCCGCCGCGCCCACGGGGCCGCCACGCTCACCGGCGACGGCGTCCACGCCCGCCTCGAAGCGGAGTTCGCCCGCACGAAGACCGCCGTGCTCCAGATCAGCGAGCAGGACGCGCTCCTTGACCACGGCCGCGTCATCCGCCGCTCGATCGCGCTGCGCAACCCGTACACGGACGTGCTCAACCTCGTCCAGATCGAGCTGATGCGCCGGTGGTATGACGACGCGGACGCCGAGGCTACCACTCAGAGCAAGGGCGACCGCGCCGCCCTGCGCAGCGCGCTGCACGTCTCGCTCAACGGCATCGCCGCCGCCATGCAGAGCACGGGGTAGAGGCGCGTCAGCTTTCGTTCAGGAGAGCGGACGCGTATTATGCAGACCCGAGGTATGAGCTAGGGGCCGTCATGGTGCCGTCGGGAGTCTCGGGCTTCTATCGCCGTGCGTGTTACGCGGACGCCTTCCGCGTTGCAACGCGGCATAACTGCGCCTAGTCCGTAGTTATGCCGCACACCGCGCGTACCTGCCACCTGATGCCTCAGTGAAAAAGAGAAGACAGCACTATGTCTGGAAGCACTATCTGAATGCTTGGGCAGTCAACGGCCAGATTTGCTGCAGGCGAGCCGGGACGTTCTTCACAACGAGCGCTGAGAATTTGGCGAATCGTCGGGACTTCTATCGATTGCGTCCGCTTACAGCTGCAGAGATTCGAGGTGTTTCGCGATTGGTTCTTTCGGGCCTCTCAGAGCATCTGCGGTCAATTGCCGTGGAGTGGCTACGTATCTTCACTTTACCGCAGGAGATCCAAGCAGCACTCGACTCGGAGGGCAAGACAGGGCCTGAGGAAAGAGCTGCCCTTGACGTTGTGACCAACAATCTGGAAGAGGAACTCCATAGCAAAGTCGAGTCGAGCATGGTGCCGATCCTCAGTAGTCTGCGACACGGCAACCTTCGGAGCCTGGACGACGACAAGACGTACGCAGACTTCGCGTTCTTTTTATCGATGCAGTATTCGCGTACACCTCGCCGGGCCGCAGACATTGTCGAGGCAATAGGCGACGAGGTTGACTTTGATGTAGCGGCTGCGTGGGGGGTAATGCGAACTATCTTCGCCACCAATATGGGGAGCAGCCTATTTGAGCGAAGGCATTCCACACGCATCGTTCATCTCAAGACCGCGGGTAGTGACGAGTTCATCACGACAGACCAACCGGTTGTGAATCTCCACGCGCGCGAAAATGGCCCCGGAGAGCCCCCCACGCGAGTGAAGATGTACCACCCACTGACTCCACACACGGCGCTGCTTGTTGATATTCAAGCAGATTCCTGGAGTACTGAGGAACGCGAGGTAGGCGCCGCCGAATTGCGTGAGCTCAACACCATGTTGGCCTATGAGTCTTATGAACAAGTCTATGCAAGGTCGTGCTCTGCACTTCAGTCGCTTCCTGAACCGACGGTCGGTGAGACATAAC
This region includes:
- a CDS encoding DUF4238 domain-containing protein, giving the protein MKKRRQHYVWKHYLNAWAVNGQICCRRAGTFFTTSAENLANRRDFYRLRPLTAAEIRGVSRLVLSGLSEHLRSIAVEWLRIFTLPQEIQAALDSEGKTGPEERAALDVVTNNLEEELHSKVESSMVPILSSLRHGNLRSLDDDKTYADFAFFLSMQYSRTPRRAADIVEAIGDEVDFDVAAAWGVMRTIFATNMGSSLFERRHSTRIVHLKTAGSDEFITTDQPVVNLHARENGPGEPPTRVKMYHPLTPHTALLVDIQADSWSTEEREVGAAELRELNTMLAYESYEQVYARSCSALQSLPEPTVGET